The following proteins come from a genomic window of Macadamia integrifolia cultivar HAES 741 chromosome 14, SCU_Mint_v3, whole genome shotgun sequence:
- the LOC122060576 gene encoding uncharacterized protein LOC122060576, translating into MALNSGLRSGLKLLTSSESSLSKSVSRGFHSTGVKRMGGGHGHDEPYYLHAKHMYNLDRMKYQGLKMTLGVFTAFSIGVGVPIWAVIFQQKKTASG; encoded by the exons ATGGCTTTGAACAGTGGACTAAGGTCGGGGTTGAAGCTATTGACCTCTTCTGAATCTTCCCTCTCGAAATCAG TCAGTCGAGGATTCCACTCAACTGGAGTGAAAAGAATGGGAGGAGGCCATGGCCATGATGAACCATACTACCTTCACGCAAAGCACATGTACAACTTGGACAGAATGAAGTATCAAGGGTTGAAGATGACTCTTGGTGTGTTTACTGCCTTCAGCATTGGCGTTGGTGTCCCTATCTGGGCTGTCATCTTCCAACAAAAGAAGACTGCGTCTGGTTGA